ACGCGTTCACGGAGGCGTCCATCCGTCGCAGGAACGGCTGCGGGTAGACCCCGATCCACAGGATGAACAGCAGCAGCGGGAGCATGTACGCGACCTCCCGCCCGTTCATGTCGGCAAGGCGAAGGTTCTCCTCGTTCGTGATCTTCCCGTACATCACCCGCTGGAACATCCAGAGCATGTAGACGGCGGCGAAGATGACCCCGGTCGCGCCGACGACGGCGTACCATTTCTGGACCTTGAACGCCCCGAGCAGGATCAGGAATTCGCCGACGAAGCCGTTCGTGCCGGGAACGCCGATCGAGGAGAGGGTGACGACCATGAAGCAGAGGGAGAAGACCGGAACCACTTTTGCCAGCCCCCCGAATTCGGAGATGAGGCGGGTGTGGCGCCGCTCGTAGATGATCCCGACGATGAGGAAGAGCGCCCCGGTGGAGATTCCGTGGTTGACCATCTGGAGGATGGCGCCCTCGATCCCCTGCAGGTTGAAGGCGAACAGCCCCAGCATGACGAAGCCCAGGTGCGACACGGAGGAGTAGGCGACCAGTTTCTTCACGTCCTTCTGGACCATCGCCACCAGCGCCCCGTAGAGGATCCCGATGACGGCGAGGGTCGCGATCACCGGCGTCCAGTCGGTGGCGGCGACGGGGAACAGGGCCATGGCGAACCGCAGGAAGCCGTACGTCCCCATCTTCAGCAGGACGGCCGCCAGGATCACCGATCCCGCCGTGGGCGCCTCGACGTGCGCGTCGGGCAGCCACGTGTGGAACGGGAACATCGGCACCTTGAAGGCGAAGGCGAGGAAGAAGGCCGCGAAGAGCCACAGCTGCAGCTTCACCGGGATCGTGAGCTCGTAGAGCTTCATGAGGTCCATGGTGTAGACCCCGGTGACCGCGTGATGGTGGAAGTAGAGGACGATGATCGCGACCAGCATCAGGACCGAGCCGACGAAGGTGTACAGGAAGAACTTGATCGCCGCGTAGATCCGCCGCTCGCCCCCCCACACGCCGATCAGGAAGTACATCGGGATGAGGACCAGCTCCCAGAAGATGTAGAAGAGGAACAGGTCGGTGGCGAGGAACACGCCGACCATCGCGGTCTCGAGGATGAGCATGAAGACCATGAACTCCTTCACGTTCTTCGTCACCGCCGACCAGGTCGAGGCGATCGTGATCGGCATGATGAAGGTCGTGAGCATCAGGATCCAGAGGGAGATCCCGTCCACCCCGACGATGTAGGAGATCCCGTATTGCGGGATCCAGGGGGCCCGCTCCACCAGCTGCATCCCCGCCGTCGCGACGTCGAAGCGGGCCACCACCGCCAGGGAGAGGAGGAACTCCGCGATCGTCACGAGGAGCGTGAACTTCCGGATCGCGCCGTCCCCTTCCCGCGGGAAGAACAGGAGCAGCGCCGCGCCGATCAGAGGCAGCGCGATCAGGACCGACAGGAGGTGCTGGTCGAGCAGCGCTACGCCGGTCATTGGACCACGCTCCGGTAGAGGATGTACCCGACGAGGAGGACCGCCCCCGCCAGCAGGGAGAAGGCGTACCCGCCGACGACCCCGCCCTGGAGCCTGCGCACCCGGCCGCCCGCGGCGCGAACGAGGCCGGCGGCGCCGTTCACGATCCCGTCAATGAAGAGGGCGTCGAACATCTGCCACAGCCCGGTGGACATGTTCACGATCCGCCGGATCACCGCCCACTCGTAGAACTCGTCGATGTAATACTTGTGGACCACGACGTCGTAAAGGGTCGGCCACCTTTTCGCGATCTCCGCCGGCTTCCCGGTGCGGACCCGGTACAGGAAGTACGCGAGGCCGATGCCGCACAGGGCGATCGCGACCGACAGCGCCATCAGGCCGATCTCGAGGGTCGCCGGATGATGTACGGCTCCCTCCGCGGCCCCCGCGGCGGCGGCTCCGTGCGCGCCCGCGGCGGCGACGGGGTGGAAGACCGGCGCCAGCCAATGCTCGAAGAGGTTGCTCCCGCCCAGGACGGCAGGGATCCCGACCCACCCGCCGCCGACCGACAGGACCGCGAGGATCATCAGCGGCACGGTCATCGTCCAGGGGGACTCGTGGGCGTGCCTCTCCACCTCGGGGTCCATCCGGGATTTCCCGAAGAAGGTGAGGAAGACGAGCCGGAACATGTAGAACGCCGTGATCCCCGCGGCGAGCGCCGCGACGCCCCACAGGACCGGGCTCCCGTGGGACGACGAGAACGCCTGCCACAGGATCTCGTCCTTGGAGAAGAAGCCCGACAGCCCCGGAATCCCCGCGATCGCCAGCGTGGCGGCGAACATCGTGGCGAAGGTGACGGGGACGTACTTCCTCAGCCCCCCCATCTTCCGCATGTCCTGCTCTCCGGAGAGGGCGTGGATCACGGATCCGGACCCGAGGAAGAGGAGCGCCTTGAAGAAGGCGTGGGTCATCAGGTGGAAGATCGCCGCGGTGAACGCCCCGACGCCGCAAGCGAGGAACATGTACCCCAGCTGCGACACGGTGGAGTACGCCAGGACCCGTTTGATGTCGGTCTGGCAGATGCCGATCGTGGCCGAGAAGATCGCGGTGACCGCACCGATGACCGCCACGACCATCATCGTGTCGGGGGCCAGGAGGAACAGGGCGCTGGAACGGGCGACCATGTAGACGCCGGCGGTGACCATCGTGGCCGCGTGGATGAGGGCCGACACCGGCGTTGGCCCTTCCATCGCGTCGGGGAGCCAGACGTACAGCGGGATCTGCGCGGACTTGCCGGTGGCCCCGAGGAACAGGAGCAGGGTGATCGCCGTGGCGAGGCCGGTGGTCAGGACCCCGCTCTCCCGGAGCAGCGGGACCTTCGCGAAGACCTCCGTGTAGGTCAGCGACCCGAAGGTC
This sequence is a window from Deltaproteobacteria bacterium. Protein-coding genes within it:
- a CDS encoding NADH-quinone oxidoreductase subunit M, with the translated sequence MTGVALLDQHLLSVLIALPLIGAALLLFFPREGDGAIRKFTLLVTIAEFLLSLAVVARFDVATAGMQLVERAPWIPQYGISYIVGVDGISLWILMLTTFIMPITIASTWSAVTKNVKEFMVFMLILETAMVGVFLATDLFLFYIFWELVLIPMYFLIGVWGGERRIYAAIKFFLYTFVGSVLMLVAIIVLYFHHHAVTGVYTMDLMKLYELTIPVKLQLWLFAAFFLAFAFKVPMFPFHTWLPDAHVEAPTAGSVILAAVLLKMGTYGFLRFAMALFPVAATDWTPVIATLAVIGILYGALVAMVQKDVKKLVAYSSVSHLGFVMLGLFAFNLQGIEGAILQMVNHGISTGALFLIVGIIYERRHTRLISEFGGLAKVVPVFSLCFMVVTLSSIGVPGTNGFVGEFLILLGAFKVQKWYAVVGATGVIFAAVYMLWMFQRVMYGKITNEENLRLADMNGREVAYMLPLLLFILWIGVYPQPFLRRMDASVNA
- the nuoL gene encoding NADH-quinone oxidoreductase subunit L — translated: MLDYLWLVPALPLLGVVLNGAIALFAERPFLLADSDGGPGESHGPPEAPAYRKLVAFIAPAVVGAAFVVALLCVLSLASRPADGRTFVQILFPWIQAGSLLVPAALQLDPLSSVMALVVTGVGFLIHVYSVGYMSHERAFARYFVFLNLFMFAMLTLVLANNYLLMFVGWEGVGLCSYLLIGFWYEKQSASDAGKKAFIANRIGDFGVLLAMFLVFWTFGSLTYTEVFAKVPLLRESGVLTTGLATAITLLLFLGATGKSAQIPLYVWLPDAMEGPTPVSALIHAATMVTAGVYMVARSSALFLLAPDTMMVVAVIGAVTAIFSATIGICQTDIKRVLAYSTVSQLGYMFLACGVGAFTAAIFHLMTHAFFKALLFLGSGSVIHALSGEQDMRKMGGLRKYVPVTFATMFAATLAIAGIPGLSGFFSKDEILWQAFSSSHGSPVLWGVAALAAGITAFYMFRLVFLTFFGKSRMDPEVERHAHESPWTMTVPLMILAVLSVGGGWVGIPAVLGGSNLFEHWLAPVFHPVAAAGAHGAAAAGAAEGAVHHPATLEIGLMALSVAIALCGIGLAYFLYRVRTGKPAEIAKRWPTLYDVVVHKYYIDEFYEWAVIRRIVNMSTGLWQMFDALFIDGIVNGAAGLVRAAGGRVRRLQGGVVGGYAFSLLAGAVLLVGYILYRSVVQ